The sequence TCATAAACTGTTTTTCCAACCGCAGCTCGGATTTTGTTATCAGAGCAACATGTTCAATGTCTTTACTGACACGGTATGCGTCAAAAACGCGTCAGGCTGCGCAGGTGCGATCAGTTAACGAGGTCATCTGATCTCACCTGCAGGCCTGCGGACAGCCTGGGTCGATGCCGTGTGCGGAACAACATTATTCACCCACCCACCCGAAATAACAACTTTATCCGAATGACGACTTTAGCCCAAATGGACGCGAGGAATGTGACTTTAGAGATGATGCGGACGTGCACCAGACTTTTCTCTCGGTAATGACTACGACTTGGAATGTATTATAGCCCCATTGGCCTCAACACTAGGCCTATAGTCCCATCTTCCCCCCTTAGAACATGCAAAAACGTTCCCGTCGACGGATGAACAAGCGAACGCATTGGTTTATTGTTTTGCAGAAAGACCCGCCGGGATGAACGGGTATCGGAATCCCATCCGTCCAGCACTGAGACGGTCGATCAGATCGATACCATTCCCCCGGGGCCCGCTCCAACTCCCGGCCCGGCGGCAGTGGGAGCCGCCCCCGCAGCGGGGCACGGGGGCGGCTGGACGCTGTCTGTCATCCTGTGCGTCAACATCCTCATCCTGGGCGCTGCTCTGATCAGCTGCAGCGCCGTCAACGGCGCCGCCGTCACCCCCGTGCACCGGCAGATCttcctcatcgtcctcctcaGCCTGACCATACTCTGGATGCTGTTCTACACGATCTTCACCAGGAGAGCTGTTTCGTCCAAGGACAGCCACGCAGGGCCTCTGTGGCTGAGAGGTGAGCGCACCCCAAAACTTTTTAAATCGGTGAtggggtgctggccggttaaccataaggagagtccaggcatccagtcaccGCGACACGCCAAAATTGACagaataatgaattaatgcTAATTTAggtgacaacacacacaaacaggaatcGGTACAataagaaacagacacacatcagacacacatCAGACACTTACACACGTCATCCAGGCATTCGGCATCAATCCCGACATCAGCAtcgtttgccccccccccccccctaggttCCCAACGAGAGACTGTAGTGAGAGGCCTTCAGCTTAGCTTTGAATGGGGTTTGAGACGTTGTCTTCGCAGTGGGTCTGGTGCTCTTCGGTCTGCTCAGCCTCATCATGGACATGTTCATGATCGCCAACTACTCCGGCCGCCTGCACTGCGACTCTCCGGTGAAGGTGGCTTTCCCCTGCATACAGGCTGTCTTCATATTCTTCCAGGTGGGTAGGCTACTTTTTGTTAAAGTGGGTACTTTTtagtttcgtgtgtgtgtgtgtgtgtgtgtgtgtgtgtgtgtgtgtgtgtgtgtgtgtgtgtgtgtgtgtgtgtgtgttgattatgcagtgtgtgtgtgctgcttgtGTTTCTTGATTTTGTCTCTTATTAAGCTACTGTCCTGCGCCCCCTTAAATAGCCCCCCCCCTCGGGGATGAATAAAGTGAAGTGAATTTAATTTTTTGTTAGCCATAAAACACAAAATGACAAGCAGTCAGTTCAGTGCATCACCGTCAATAACTCCTTGGAACTGTTTTTGTGTTAAATGCTCCTCTCTCCAGACGTACTTCTTGTGGATCCACGCCAAAGACTGTGTGCAGCTGCACAAGGACCTCACTCGGTAACCACGGCACCCATACatgtaggaccccccccccccccccccccccacccatgacTCCATAGCAACGCCTGTTCACACAGAGCGCAGGGGCCCCATGTTTGGCTCCCAGATGTATTGatggaggcccccccccccccagctgcgGCCTCACGGTGACCCTCTCCTGCAACCTGGTGCTGTGGATgtcggcggtggtggaggagtacAACCACCACACGGACGCCCCCGAGAACCTGACGGTGCGCAGCCTCCACCGAGGTAGCTCCACCCACAAGCCTCCACCGAGGTAGCTCCACCCACAAGCCTCTACAGAGGTAGCTCCACCCATCAGCCTCTACAGAGGTAGCTCCACCCATCAGCCTCTACAGAGGTAGCTCCACCCACCAGCCTCTACAGAGGTAGCTCCACCCACCAGCCTCCACAGAGGTAGCTCCACCCACCAGCCTCCACGAGGTAGCTCCACCCACCAGCCTCCACGAGGTAGCTCCACCCACCAGCCTCCACAGAGGTAGCTCCACCCACCAGCCTCCACAGAGGTAGCTCCACCCACCAGCCTCTACAGAGGTAGCTCCACCCACAAGCCTCTACAGAGGTAGCCTCTACCAGCCTCCACCGAGGTAGCTCCACCCTGTAGCTCCTCCCATCAGCCTCTGTCGAGGTTGCTCCACCCTGTAGCTCCTCCCATCAGCCTCCGTAGAGGCTCGAGCTCCAGCTCTTGCTGTAGTGTGGGGTCCAAAGACACTGCAAGCATCAGATTTAGATGTCTAACGATTGCAGTTAACAATCAATGTTTATTGTTGTGAAGAGTGAAGCCCTGCTGTAACTCCCTGTGGAACGACCCTCAACCAGAACCCaacgctctctcctcctcacactgCAGCCAGCTTCGGCGACCACAAGTGCAAGTGCAGCTTCACCTCGTGCGGCGTCTTCAAGGAGGCGTACTACTACCTGTACCCCTTCAACATCGAGTACAGCCTCTTCGCCTCCGCCATGGCCTACGTCATGTGGAAGAACGTGGGCCGGCTGGCCGAGGAGCACGCCCACCAGCGGCCCAAGTTCCGGGTGAAGGACGTGAGCGTGGGGCCCGTGGCGGGGATCCTGCTGGTGCTGACCGGCCTGGCCACCTTCATCGTGTACGAGAtgcaggtggtggaggaggagcagaagaacaCGGCGCTGCTGATCCACTTCATCACCAACATCGTCATCGTGAGCCTGATGTCCGTCTGCACGGCGGCGGGCTGCCTGCTCTTCTGCCTGGACCAGAGGCCCCACGTGAGGGAGGACAACCCCACCCGCGGGCTGGACGTGGGGCTGCTGGTGGGGGCCTCCATGGGCCAGCTGGTCATCAGCTACTTCAGCGTGGTGGCGCTGGCGGCCGAGGGCGCCGGGGGCCACGTCAACAGCCTGAACCTGGCCTGGGCCGTGCTGACGGTGGTGCAGCTGGGCATGCAGAACCTCTTCGTCATCGCGGGGCTCCACCGGGAGCCCTACCAGGAGAGCCGCGCCCCGGGAACGAGGGCCAACGGGACGGCCCTGAGCCCCGTCAGGAAGCGCCGGAAACTGAGCTTCTCCCTGGCTGCCTGCCGACACGGCCTCAACTGGAAGCGGCGCCTGCTGAAGGAGATCTGTGTCTTTGTGCTGCTGGCCAACATCATCGTAAGTGGCTACACGCGGGTCTGTGTCGCATGTCCGGTACGACGTGTGCTCCTCTGGGAGGCggcgtgtggctcaggaggtagagcgggtcaactggtaaccggaaggttgctagttcgatccccggctcctcctagccgagtgtcgaggtgtccctgacgtctcaccctgactgctgccgccaagctggctgtcgccctgggTGGCTGACaacgccgtcagtgtgtgaatacGTGCATGAATGATTTTATACAATATTTTGAAGCGCTTTGAGacgccactggttagaaaagcgctgtataaacgCAGTGCGTTTACCTTGTTTCCGTCTGAAATGCGTTTTTCTAAAGCCACAGTCAAATCCCTTGCATTTGTTGCAGCATACTTGGCCAACCTGTATCGAGTGTGATCTGACACTGCCTGTCCTGTGCCCCTGACAGCTCTGGATCATGCCTGCGTTCGGGGCGCGGCCCCAGTTCGATCAGACCGTCGAGATCCATTTCTACGGCTTCACCATGTGGGCAGCCATTGTGAACATCGGACTGCCCTTTGGGATCTTCTACCGCATGCACTCGGTGGCCAGCCTGTTCGAGGTGTACCTCATCGTTTGAATCAGGTGCGAGTGTAAACGTTTTAACGGCTTGTATGTCTTCTTTTTAACGTCCCTTCTATTGTAAATACGTTTGTGTAAAATAAATGAtgtgtttcagttttattttgtttgctttGCCCACATTATTCCCACCTGGTTGTGTTGCTTTAATTTATCGTCTAAGTGTTTACAGGGAAGATTTACAAGCAGACTTTATGTGGCATTTTTGCAATAGTAACTGCACAGGGCTGTTTGTGAGTTTATATCTGCCCCATGCAAGGCCATGTTTAACTGACCCTTATAACAAGTTCTAGCAAAGATGCCAGATTGTTCCCCAGCTGGGCCTGTAGGGTACCTGCGCTGTGGGGAACAAGATTCCCAGATCTCTTACATTCTCACTACGTCTTCAAAAGATATTTTTAGTTGGTGAATCTCATTGGTTCTATTTGCAATCGTGTTGATTTCATTAACCTTTTAGATATTGTGTGGTGGTGTCGAATGTTAATACACTCCAAATTATAGCTGGCTTTACTGATACATACAAATTTATAAATCTTGAAATCGAATATATCCTGCTGAATGGTGAACGATTGTTCGGTAGCGCAAGCCTTGCCAGCCCAAAATCGCAGTGAGATGAGTTAGTCTTGTATCAGTGTCGCCCTCTACTGGACAAGATGCATTATTGATGATGGGAATTTTCTAATTGAGATTCACCATACATTTGCAAACAATTCATGTAAATGAGAATGGTACTATGCATTGTCTTTAATGTATTGACAACCATGATATTTCCCATCCAACACAATATATAGCAATATGGTCCAAATAAACAACATTCTTCTGAATAAGGAAAAATACTttaaacatgaacacaatatATAGAAACAGAATGTAAGACAAAAAGTCATCAACATGATTACATCCATATAACGTCATTCTTAAATATGTATCTCTTAAAAGTCCTGTTGCCTCGTT comes from Gadus macrocephalus chromosome 2, ASM3116895v1 and encodes:
- the LOC132475200 gene encoding proton channel OTOP2-like, with amino-acid sequence MTTLAQMDARNVTLEMMRTCTRLFSRKTRRDERVSESHPSSTETVDQIDTIPPGPAPTPGPAAVGAAPAAGHGGGWTLSVILCVNILILGAALISCSAVNGAAVTPVHRQIFLIVLLSLTILWMLFYTIFTRRAVSSKDSHAGPLWLRVGLVLFGLLSLIMDMFMIANYSGRLHCDSPVKVAFPCIQAVFIFFQTYFLWIHAKDCVQLHKDLTRCGLTVTLSCNLVLWMSAVVEEYNHHTDAPENLTVRSLHRASFGDHKCKCSFTSCGVFKEAYYYLYPFNIEYSLFASAMAYVMWKNVGRLAEEHAHQRPKFRVKDVSVGPVAGILLVLTGLATFIVYEMQVVEEEQKNTALLIHFITNIVIVSLMSVCTAAGCLLFCLDQRPHVREDNPTRGLDVGLLVGASMGQLVISYFSVVALAAEGAGGHVNSLNLAWAVLTVVQLGMQNLFVIAGLHREPYQESRAPGTRANGTALSPVRKRRKLSFSLAACRHGLNWKRRLLKEICVFVLLANIILWIMPAFGARPQFDQTVEIHFYGFTMWAAIVNIGLPFGIFYRMHSVASLFEVYLIV